In Mus caroli chromosome 9, CAROLI_EIJ_v1.1, whole genome shotgun sequence, a single window of DNA contains:
- the Trak1 gene encoding trafficking kinesin-binding protein 1 isoform X4, whose amino-acid sequence MTKTYNDIDAVTRLLEEKERDLELAARIGQSLLKKNKTLTERNELLEEQVEHIREEVSQLRHELSMKDELLQFYTSAAEESEPESVCSTPLKRNESSSSVQNYFHLDSLQKKLKDLEEENVVLRSEACQLKTETITYEEKEQQLVNDCVKELRDANVQIASISEELAKKTEDAARQQEEITHLLSQIVDLQKKAKSCAVENEELVQHLGAAKDAQRQLTAELRELEDKYAECMEMLHEAQEELKNLRNKTMPTSRRYHSLGLFPMDSLAAEIEGTMRKELQLEELESPDITHQKRVFETVRNVNQVVKQRSLTPSPMNIPGSNQSSAMNSLLSSCVSTPRSSFYGSDVSNVVLDNKTNSILLETEAADLGNEDHNKKPGTPGTPGSHDLETALRRLSLRRENYLSERRFFEEEQERKLRELAEKGELHSGSLTPTESIMSLGTHSRFSEFTGFSGMSFSSRSYLPEKLQIVKPLEGSATLHHWQQLAQPHLGGILDPRPGVVTKGFRTLDVDLDEVYCLNDFEEDETGDHISLAGLATSTPIQHPETSAHHPGKCMSQTNSTFTFTTCRILHPSDELTRVTPSLNSAPAPACSSTSHLKSTPVATPCTPRRLSLAESFTNVRESTTTMSTSLGLVWLLKERGISAAVYDPQSWDRAGRGSLLHSYTPRMAVIPSTPPNSPMQTPSASPPSFEFKCTSPPYNNFLASKPASSILREVREKRPVRSSESQTDVSVSNLNLVDKVRRFGVARVVNSGRAHIPTLTEEQGPLLCGPTGPAQALVPGGLVPEGLPLGCPSGIRRNRSFPTMVGSSVQMRAPVILTSGILMGAKLPKQTSLR is encoded by the exons GTGTCTCAGCTCCGACATGAGCTGTCCATGAAAGACGAGCTGCTTCAATTCTACACCAGTGCCGCTGAGGAGAGCGAGCCCGAGTCTGTCTGCTCAACCCC GCTGAAGAGGAATGAGTCCTCCTCCTCCGTCCAGAATTACTTCCACCTGGACTCTCTTCAGAAGAAGCTCAAGGACCTTGAAGAGGAGAACGTTGTACTTCGATCTGAG GCCTGTCAGCTGAAGACAGAGACCATCACCTATgaggagaaggagcagcagcTGGTGAACGACTGCGTGAAGGAGCTGA GGGATGCCAACGTCCAGATTGCGAGCATCTCTGAGGAGCTGGCTAAGAAGACGGAAGATGCCGCCCGGCAGCAGGAGGAGATCACGCACCTGCTGTCGCAAATCGTGGACTTACAGAAGAAGGCAAAATCT TGCGCAGTGGAAAATGAAGAGCTTGTCCAGCACCTGGGCGCTGCCAAGGATGCCCAGCGTCAACTCACAGCCGAG CTCCGAGAGCTGGAGGATAAGTACGCGGAGTGCATGGAGATGCTTCACGAGGCTCAGGAGGAGTTGAAGAACCTGCGGAACAAGACGATGCCCACGTCCCGGCGCTACCACTCTCTGGGCCTGTTCCCCATG GACTCGTTGGCTGCAGAAATCGAGGGAACTATGCGCAAGGAGCTGCAGCTGGAAGAGCTGGAGTCTCCAGACATCAC CCACCAGAAGCGTGTCTTCGAGACGGTGAGGAACGTCAATCAAGTGGTCAAGCAGAGATCACTAACCCCTTCCCCCATGAACATCCCGGGCTCCAACCAGTCCTCAGCCATGAACTCCCTCCTGTCCAGCTGCGTCAGCACCCCTCGCTCCAGCTTCTACGGCAGCGACGTCAGCAACGTGGTCCTCGATAACAAAACCAACAGCATCCTCCTGGAGACCGAGGCAGCCGACCTGGG GAACGAGGACCACAATAAGAAGCCGGGCACACCAGGCACGCCAGGCTCCCATGACCTGGAGACAGCACTTAGGCGGCTATCCCTACGCCGGGAGAACTACCTGTCTGAGCGGAGGTTCTtcgaggaggagcaggagaggaagcTGCGAGAGCTGGCTGAGAAGGGGGAGCTGCACAGTGGCTCGCTCACGCCCACCGAGAGCATCATGTCCCTGGGCACACACTCACGCTTCTCCGAGTTCACGGGCTTCTCTGGCATGTCCTTCAGCAGCCGCTCCTACCTGCCCGAGAAGCTGCAGATCGTGAAGCCACTCGAAG GTTCAGCCACGCTTCACCACTGGCAGCAATTGGCCCAGCCTCATCTTGGGGGCATCCTGGACCCCCGTCCTGGTGTGGTCACCAAGGGCTTCCGGACTTTGGACGTTGACCTGGATGAAGTGTACTGCCTTAACGACTTTGAGGAAGATGAGACAGGTGACCACATTTCTCTGGCGGGCCTAGCTACCTCCACGCCAATTCAGCACCCGGAGACCTCAG CGCACCACCCTGGGAAGTGCATGTCACAGACCAACTCAACTTTCACCTTTACCACCTGCCGCATCCTGCACCCTTCAGACGAGCTCACTCGGGTCACGCCAAG CCTTAACTCTGCCCCAGCTCCGGCTTGTAGCAGCACCAGCCACTTGAAATCCACGCCAGTGGCCACGCCATGCACCCCCCGGAGACTGAGCCTGGCTGAGTCTTTCACAAATGTCCGGGAGTCCACGACAACCATGAGCACGTCCCTGGGGCTGGTATGGTTGCTGAAGGAGCGAGGCATCTCAGCGGCCGTGTACGACCCCCAGAGTTGGGACAGAGCCGGCAGGGGCTCCCTCCTCCACTCCTACACCCCTAGGATGGCTGTGATCCCGTCCACCCCACCAAACTCCCCTATGCAAACACCCTCGGCCTCCCCGCCCTCCTTCGAGTTCAAGTGCACGAGCCCTCCCTACAACAACTTCCTGGCTTCCAAGCCTGCCAGCTCTATCTTGAGGGAGGTGAGGGAAAAGAGGCCCGTGCGGAGCAGCGAGAGCCAGACAGATGTGTCTGTCTCCAACCTCAACCTTGTAGACAAAGTCAGGAGGTTTGGGGTGGCCAGAGTGGTGAACTCAGGACGAGCCCATATCCCTACCTTGACTGAGGAACAGGGACCTCTCCTCTGTGGAcccacagggcctgcacaggctCTTGTCCCTGGGGGCCTGGTCCCCGAGGGCCTGCCTCTGGGGTGCCCCAGTGGCATCCGACGGAATCGCAGCTTCCCCACCATGGTCGGGTCCAGTGTGCAGATGAGAGCCCCTGTGATCCTCACCTCGGGCATCTTGATGGGTGCTAAGCTCCCCAAACAGACTAGCTTGCGGTGA
- the Trak1 gene encoding trafficking kinesin-binding protein 1 isoform X3, with protein MTKTYNDIDAVTRLLEEKERDLELAARIGQSLLKKNKTLTERNELLEEQVEHIREEVSQLRHELSMKDELLQFYTSAAEESEPESVCSTPLKRNESSSSVQNYFHLDSLQKKLKDLEEENVVLRSEACQLKTETITYEEKEQQLVNDCVKELRDANVQIASISEELAKKTEDAARQQEEITHLLSQIVDLQKKAKSCAVENEELVQHLGAAKDAQRQLTAELRELEDKYAECMEMLHEAQEELKNLRNKTMPTSRRYHSLGLFPMDSLAAEIEGTMRKELQLEELESPDITHQKRVFETVRNVNQVVKQRSLTPSPMNIPGSNQSSAMNSLLSSCVSTPRSSFYGSDVSNVVLDNKTNSILLETEAADLGNEDHNKKPGTPGTPGSHDLETALRRLSLRRENYLSERRFFEEEQERKLRELAEKGELHSGSLTPTESIMSLGTHSRFSEFTGFSGMSFSSRSYLPEKLQIVKPLEGSATLHHWQQLAQPHLGGILDPRPGVVTKGFRTLDVDLDEVYCLNDFEEDETAHHPGKCMSQTNSTFTFTTCRILHPSDELTRVTPSLNSAPAPACSSTSHLKSTPVATPCTPRRLSLAESFTNVRESTTTMSTSLGLVWLLKERGISAAVYDPQSWDRAGRGSLLHSYTPRMAVIPSTPPNSPMQTPSASPPSFEFKCTSPPYNNFLASKPASSILREVREKRPVRSSESQTDVSVSNLNLVDKVRRFGVARVVNSGRAHIPTLTEEQGPLLCGPTGPAQALVPGGLVPEGLPLGCPSGIRRNRSFPTMVGSSVQMRAPVILTSGILMGAKLPKQTSLR; from the exons GTGTCTCAGCTCCGACATGAGCTGTCCATGAAAGACGAGCTGCTTCAATTCTACACCAGTGCCGCTGAGGAGAGCGAGCCCGAGTCTGTCTGCTCAACCCC GCTGAAGAGGAATGAGTCCTCCTCCTCCGTCCAGAATTACTTCCACCTGGACTCTCTTCAGAAGAAGCTCAAGGACCTTGAAGAGGAGAACGTTGTACTTCGATCTGAG GCCTGTCAGCTGAAGACAGAGACCATCACCTATgaggagaaggagcagcagcTGGTGAACGACTGCGTGAAGGAGCTGA GGGATGCCAACGTCCAGATTGCGAGCATCTCTGAGGAGCTGGCTAAGAAGACGGAAGATGCCGCCCGGCAGCAGGAGGAGATCACGCACCTGCTGTCGCAAATCGTGGACTTACAGAAGAAGGCAAAATCT TGCGCAGTGGAAAATGAAGAGCTTGTCCAGCACCTGGGCGCTGCCAAGGATGCCCAGCGTCAACTCACAGCCGAG CTCCGAGAGCTGGAGGATAAGTACGCGGAGTGCATGGAGATGCTTCACGAGGCTCAGGAGGAGTTGAAGAACCTGCGGAACAAGACGATGCCCACGTCCCGGCGCTACCACTCTCTGGGCCTGTTCCCCATG GACTCGTTGGCTGCAGAAATCGAGGGAACTATGCGCAAGGAGCTGCAGCTGGAAGAGCTGGAGTCTCCAGACATCAC CCACCAGAAGCGTGTCTTCGAGACGGTGAGGAACGTCAATCAAGTGGTCAAGCAGAGATCACTAACCCCTTCCCCCATGAACATCCCGGGCTCCAACCAGTCCTCAGCCATGAACTCCCTCCTGTCCAGCTGCGTCAGCACCCCTCGCTCCAGCTTCTACGGCAGCGACGTCAGCAACGTGGTCCTCGATAACAAAACCAACAGCATCCTCCTGGAGACCGAGGCAGCCGACCTGGG GAACGAGGACCACAATAAGAAGCCGGGCACACCAGGCACGCCAGGCTCCCATGACCTGGAGACAGCACTTAGGCGGCTATCCCTACGCCGGGAGAACTACCTGTCTGAGCGGAGGTTCTtcgaggaggagcaggagaggaagcTGCGAGAGCTGGCTGAGAAGGGGGAGCTGCACAGTGGCTCGCTCACGCCCACCGAGAGCATCATGTCCCTGGGCACACACTCACGCTTCTCCGAGTTCACGGGCTTCTCTGGCATGTCCTTCAGCAGCCGCTCCTACCTGCCCGAGAAGCTGCAGATCGTGAAGCCACTCGAAG GTTCAGCCACGCTTCACCACTGGCAGCAATTGGCCCAGCCTCATCTTGGGGGCATCCTGGACCCCCGTCCTGGTGTGGTCACCAAGGGCTTCCGGACTTTGGACGTTGACCTGGATGAAGTGTACTGCCTTAACGACTTTGAGGAAGATGAGACAG CGCACCACCCTGGGAAGTGCATGTCACAGACCAACTCAACTTTCACCTTTACCACCTGCCGCATCCTGCACCCTTCAGACGAGCTCACTCGGGTCACGCCAAG CCTTAACTCTGCCCCAGCTCCGGCTTGTAGCAGCACCAGCCACTTGAAATCCACGCCAGTGGCCACGCCATGCACCCCCCGGAGACTGAGCCTGGCTGAGTCTTTCACAAATGTCCGGGAGTCCACGACAACCATGAGCACGTCCCTGGGGCTGGTATGGTTGCTGAAGGAGCGAGGCATCTCAGCGGCCGTGTACGACCCCCAGAGTTGGGACAGAGCCGGCAGGGGCTCCCTCCTCCACTCCTACACCCCTAGGATGGCTGTGATCCCGTCCACCCCACCAAACTCCCCTATGCAAACACCCTCGGCCTCCCCGCCCTCCTTCGAGTTCAAGTGCACGAGCCCTCCCTACAACAACTTCCTGGCTTCCAAGCCTGCCAGCTCTATCTTGAGGGAGGTGAGGGAAAAGAGGCCCGTGCGGAGCAGCGAGAGCCAGACAGATGTGTCTGTCTCCAACCTCAACCTTGTAGACAAAGTCAGGAGGTTTGGGGTGGCCAGAGTGGTGAACTCAGGACGAGCCCATATCCCTACCTTGACTGAGGAACAGGGACCTCTCCTCTGTGGAcccacagggcctgcacaggctCTTGTCCCTGGGGGCCTGGTCCCCGAGGGCCTGCCTCTGGGGTGCCCCAGTGGCATCCGACGGAATCGCAGCTTCCCCACCATGGTCGGGTCCAGTGTGCAGATGAGAGCCCCTGTGATCCTCACCTCGGGCATCTTGATGGGTGCTAAGCTCCCCAAACAGACTAGCTTGCGGTGA